In Harmonia axyridis chromosome 6, icHarAxyr1.1, whole genome shotgun sequence, a single window of DNA contains:
- the LOC123682834 gene encoding uncharacterized protein LOC123682834, protein MPKIKKCCVQGCTDKTSTRHRFPMRDLDLFDNWLQIIQPRNWQQLSRHRIYEGYFVCHSHFDKKYHFPGSHRGLTCNAIPTIGIPDIKDKCSLPSEAADTAELILFLDKLFDSLNVSKIRNTQGKFLKEPITTKSEHEMFWKKSIKIFENMYFYDEKKQKNVVVPTIKNFILTLKAFVYLKRRLLTEKNFKYILTGAFNQDCLENFFSYIRGHGVRNTNPNIGQFMSSFKCLTLNNFMSSHSVGSNCEEDLTSHCLDNLKSFVLSKFPLPQNVVLENLNIVIPKLIVLEQKSKFSRCTLVYMCGFICTILFEDKLIKQCDKCKKNLTFNSEELGDMDFIQVRQYKHGKLTKPGQCVSFLFRHSLNYLFYIIPRICEKKNISLYLKSFLMKYLDFKILNCNEHMLGEKVCETIIRCSLHWWCKQVNEIMSGTDTKFSKFLLTSPSEEFIDPIKIGAKRIFDTKRKKK, encoded by the exons atgcctaaaataaagaaatgttGTGTACAAGGATGTACCGATAAGACAAGTACAAGACATCGTTTCCCTATGAGAGATTTGGATTTATTCGATAACTGGCTCCAAATTATCCAACCAAGAAATTGGCAACAATTGAGTAGGCATCGAATTTATGAAGGTTATTTTGTGTGCCATtcacattttgataaaaaatatcattttccaGGAAGCCATCGTGGTCTCACTTGTAATGCCATACCTACAATCGGTATTCCAG ataTTAAAGACAAATGCAGTTTACCTTCTGAAGCAGCAGACACTGccgaattaattttatttctggATAAATTATTCGATTCTCTCAATGTATCGAAGATTCGAAATACACAGGGTAAGTTTTTGAAGGAACCAATAACCACAAAATCGGAACATGAaatgttttggaaaaaatcaataaaaatttttgaaaacatgtatttctatgatgaaaaaaaacaaaaaaatgtggTGGTACCtaccataaaaaattttattttgactttAAAAGCTTTCGTTTACCTTAAGAGGAGGTtgttaactgaaaaaaatttcaagtatatcttgactggtGCTTtcaatcaagattgccttgaaaattttttcagttatatccgAGGGCATGGTGTAAGGAACACTAATCCAAATATTGGCCAGTTTATGTCCTCTTTCAAATGCCTTACTTTGAATAACTTCATGTCCTCCCATTCTGTAGGTTCCAACTGTGAAGAGGATTTAACATCACATTGTTTGGATAATCTAAAAtcatttgttttatcaaaatttccTCTACCTCAAAATGTTGTgcttgaaaatttaaatatagtTATTCCGAAATTAATAGTCCTtgaacaaaaatcaaaatttagtaGATGTACTTTAGTTTATATGTGTGGAttcatttgtacaattttatttgAAGATAAATTGATCAAACAATGTGAtaagtgtaaaaaaaatttaaccttTAACAGTGAAGAATTGGGGGACATGGATTTTATTCAGGTAAGGCAGTATAAACACGGAAAGTTGACAAAACCTGGGCAATgtgtatcatttttatttcgGCATTCTCTAAATTATCTTTTCTATATTATTCCgcgaatttgtgaaaaaaaaaacatttccctgtatttaaaatcgtttttaatgaaatatttggacttcaaaattttaaattgtaatgAACATATGTTGGGGGAAAAAGTATGTGAGACAATAATAAGGTGTTCCTTGCACTGGTGGTGCAAGCAGGTAAACGAAATTATGAGTGGTACCGACACAAAATTTTCCAAGTTCCTTCTAACTTCCCCTAGTGAAGAATTTATTGATCCTATAAAAATAGGGGCAAAAAGGATCTTTGATACaaagagaaaaaagaaatga